The Armatimonadota bacterium genome includes a window with the following:
- a CDS encoding MFS transporter, whose translation MSAVTRTEQGAGLRWYQGIPRYSWLVLIIAALGWMFDCLDQNLFNLVRQVSVLELLEPHYSDPAALQKAAARIGPLITACFLIGWAVGGFVFGILGDRLGRARTMIITILIYALFTMLSGFVQSWEQYALARFLTGIGIGGEFAAGAALVAEVWPNRSRAMALGTLQALSAFGNMGAAVIVYLLSDVGWRVVYWVGVFPALLVVWTRMSIREPDRWEKAREQAAEDGVRKELGAIGDLVRDPVLRRNTIAGVLIAIAGVGGLWGVGFFLPDLVGAVLKPTLAHLPEEAQKGVLARFRSQAFFIQQIGAFFGIFAYAALSERIGRKPAMYLFFALALAAVEGTFWGVRDMATAYGWGFVMGFAALAPFSAFAVYFPELFPTRLRATGVGFCYNSARLLAAFAPFLLGSLAARFTQADDPAAGLRMAASIVALVYVLGFAGVALGPETRGRPLPD comes from the coding sequence TTGAGCGCTGTGACCCGGACTGAGCAGGGCGCCGGGCTGCGGTGGTATCAGGGCATCCCCCGTTACTCCTGGCTGGTGCTGATCATCGCGGCGCTCGGCTGGATGTTCGACTGCCTGGACCAGAACCTGTTCAACCTGGTCCGGCAGGTCTCGGTGCTGGAGCTGCTGGAGCCTCATTACTCCGACCCGGCCGCGCTGCAGAAGGCGGCCGCCCGCATCGGGCCGCTTATCACCGCCTGTTTTCTGATAGGGTGGGCGGTTGGCGGGTTCGTGTTTGGCATCCTGGGCGACAGGCTGGGCCGCGCGCGGACGATGATCATCACCATCCTGATCTATGCGCTGTTCACCATGCTCAGCGGGTTTGTGCAGAGCTGGGAGCAGTATGCCCTGGCGCGGTTCCTGACCGGCATAGGCATTGGCGGGGAGTTCGCGGCGGGAGCAGCACTGGTTGCCGAGGTCTGGCCGAATCGCTCCCGGGCCATGGCACTTGGCACGCTGCAGGCGCTGTCAGCGTTTGGCAACATGGGTGCCGCGGTGATCGTGTATCTGCTGAGCGACGTGGGCTGGCGCGTGGTCTACTGGGTGGGTGTATTTCCTGCGCTGCTGGTGGTCTGGACCCGGATGAGCATCCGGGAACCGGACCGGTGGGAGAAGGCCCGGGAGCAGGCGGCCGAGGACGGCGTGCGCAAGGAACTGGGCGCAATCGGTGACCTTGTGCGTGACCCAGTGCTTCGGCGTAACACCATCGCCGGAGTGCTCATCGCCATTGCCGGAGTGGGCGGGCTTTGGGGGGTGGGATTCTTCCTGCCGGACCTGGTCGGCGCCGTTCTGAAGCCGACGCTTGCTCACCTCCCGGAGGAGGCCCAGAAGGGAGTTCTGGCCCGCTTCCGCAGTCAGGCGTTCTTCATCCAGCAGATCGGCGCGTTCTTCGGCATTTTTGCCTATGCCGCTCTCAGCGAGCGCATTGGCCGCAAGCCGGCCATGTATCTGTTCTTCGCCCTGGCGCTTGCAGCGGTGGAGGGGACCTTCTGGGGAGTGCGGGATATGGCAACGGCGTATGGGTGGGGGTTCGTGATGGGCTTTGCGGCGCTTGCGCCTTTCTCGGCGTTTGCCGTGTATTTCCCGGAACTTTTCCCCACACGGTTGCGAGCAACGGGTGTGGGCTTCTGCTACAACTCTGCCCGGCTGCTCGCGGCATTTGCTCCGTTTCTGCTGGGAAGTCTTGCGGCCCGCTTCACGCAGGCGGACGATCCTGCAGCCGGTTTGCGGATGGCGGCAAGCATCGTTGCGCTGGTGTATGTTCTGGGATTCGCGGGCGTGGCTCTGGGGCCGGAGACGCGGGGCCGGCCGTTGCCGGACTGA
- a CDS encoding potassium transporter — protein sequence MTHRPVPSPEPFDGTTGASSRRGLPGAVAVLRVPLRVVSGLAALVLLGAFLLLLPPMGGQRQLLLNEALFTAVSALTVTGLTVITPFSDLSLPGKLVLLGLIQVGGVGYMTLATLAFRLLGREVSFVDRLALREAIGLREAGSVVQLVRHILLAVLLLEGAGALLLYWHWREILPAGDRLLYAIFHAVSAFCNAGFDLFHGHPEFPTGVPNDTGTLAIMGTLIFLGTLGVPVLFDLLTFTWRRRLSLHTRITLPVILFLSFGGALGLLISESFTGGVLSDKPFQRQLALALYQSVSGRTAGFVCIPELGTLHPSSDFLLNCLMFVGSAPASMGGGITTGTLVTLMLAIWAYGRGWSTPVIGGRAVPGEMIRKAAAVFALSVFVVVTATWLLLVTHHTALQPTLFEVVSAFATCGLSLGMTRDLNLFGQILIMAMMFWGRLGALTVVIVLTRRRPPRLVTYPEERILIG from the coding sequence ATGACGCACAGACCGGTCCCATCTCCGGAACCATTCGACGGCACCACTGGTGCCTCATCCCGCCGTGGCCTGCCGGGGGCTGTGGCTGTCTTGCGTGTTCCCCTGCGCGTGGTCAGCGGACTGGCCGCTCTAGTGCTGCTGGGAGCTTTCCTGCTTCTCCTGCCACCCATGGGAGGGCAGCGCCAGCTCCTTCTGAACGAGGCGCTCTTTACAGCGGTCTCGGCGCTGACCGTCACCGGCCTCACGGTCATCACCCCATTCTCCGACCTGAGTCTCCCCGGCAAGCTGGTGCTATTGGGGCTCATTCAGGTGGGAGGGGTGGGCTATATGACGCTCGCCACACTGGCCTTCCGGCTGCTGGGCCGCGAGGTATCCTTCGTGGATCGGCTGGCACTGCGGGAAGCCATCGGCCTGCGGGAGGCGGGCAGTGTGGTGCAGCTTGTTCGCCATATCCTTCTTGCCGTGCTGCTTCTGGAGGGAGCGGGAGCCCTGCTGCTCTACTGGCACTGGCGGGAGATCCTTCCCGCCGGTGACCGGCTTCTCTATGCCATCTTCCACGCCGTCTCGGCCTTCTGCAATGCAGGGTTTGACCTGTTCCACGGTCATCCTGAGTTCCCCACAGGCGTCCCCAACGACACCGGAACGCTCGCCATCATGGGCACGCTGATCTTTCTGGGGACGCTGGGAGTTCCGGTGCTCTTCGACCTGCTGACGTTCACCTGGCGCAGGAGGCTCTCCCTGCATACCCGGATCACACTGCCGGTCATCCTGTTCCTGAGCTTTGGCGGCGCTCTCGGACTGCTGATCTCCGAGTCTTTCACCGGCGGCGTGCTGTCAGACAAGCCGTTTCAACGGCAGCTCGCGCTTGCGCTCTATCAGTCCGTTTCCGGAAGAACGGCCGGATTCGTCTGCATCCCGGAGCTGGGCACCCTGCATCCGAGTAGCGACTTCCTGCTGAACTGCCTGATGTTCGTGGGATCCGCCCCCGCCTCCATGGGGGGAGGCATCACAACGGGCACGCTGGTGACGCTGATGCTGGCCATCTGGGCGTATGGCCGGGGCTGGTCCACTCCTGTCATCGGCGGGCGGGCAGTCCCGGGAGAGATGATCCGCAAAGCGGCCGCAGTCTTTGCTCTGTCTGTGTTCGTGGTGGTCACGGCCACCTGGCTGCTCCTCGTGACCCATCATACCGCGCTGCAGCCCACACTGTTCGAAGTGGTGTCGGCCTTTGCCACGTGCGGGCTGTCGCTTGGGATGACACGGGATCTGAATCTCTTCGGGCAGATCCTCATCATGGCGATGATGTTCTGGGGGCGGCTCGGGGCGTTGACGGTGGTCATCGTGCTGACGCGCCGCCGACCGCCGCGGCTGGTCACTTATCCGGAGGAGCGGATCCTCATCGGCTGA
- a CDS encoding xylose isomerase: protein MMEHLTRRELLRSGIALAAGAGLCSFAAMPAEAQVASGGGKRSRLKLSCCAYSYRDQLTGKDAANPMTLDDYLRICADCGCDGVEPTAYYFPDPLPDFYLVEFKAKAHRMGLDISGTAIRTEYCKPAGPEREEMVRHTKLWIDRALLMGAPCIRVFAGGDAKGDILAQRKLCVETVRECLDYAAEKGVILAVENHGGIVHDAENLLALVKEVGSPWFAVTLDSGNFRTEDPYADIARCVPYAVTVQYKTEIIPGGGPKVPADLRRVIGILREGGYSGYLALEYEAEEPATVAVPRVLREMRQAIDETQ, encoded by the coding sequence ATGATGGAACACCTGACCCGTCGCGAACTCTTGAGGAGCGGCATTGCCCTGGCCGCCGGAGCCGGGCTTTGCAGCTTTGCCGCAATGCCAGCCGAGGCGCAGGTGGCCTCCGGGGGCGGTAAGCGCAGCCGTCTGAAGCTCTCCTGCTGCGCATACAGCTATCGTGACCAGCTTACTGGCAAGGATGCCGCCAACCCGATGACCCTCGACGATTACCTGCGCATCTGCGCGGACTGCGGGTGCGACGGTGTGGAGCCGACGGCCTATTACTTCCCGGACCCCTTGCCGGATTTTTACCTGGTTGAGTTCAAGGCCAAGGCGCACCGGATGGGGCTGGATATCTCCGGCACCGCCATCCGCACGGAGTACTGCAAACCCGCCGGTCCGGAGCGTGAAGAGATGGTGCGGCACACAAAGCTGTGGATTGACAGGGCTCTGCTGATGGGCGCGCCGTGCATCCGCGTGTTCGCCGGCGGGGACGCGAAAGGCGACATCCTGGCCCAGCGGAAGCTCTGCGTCGAGACCGTGCGCGAGTGCCTGGACTACGCGGCGGAGAAGGGGGTCATCTTGGCGGTGGAGAACCACGGCGGGATCGTGCACGATGCGGAGAACCTGCTGGCGCTGGTCAAGGAGGTGGGGTCGCCGTGGTTTGCGGTCACTCTGGACAGCGGCAACTTCCGTACGGAGGATCCTTACGCGGATATCGCCCGCTGTGTGCCGTATGCCGTGACGGTGCAGTACAAGACGGAGATCATTCCTGGCGGAGGGCCCAAGGTTCCGGCGGACCTGCGGCGGGTCATCGGAATCCTGCGCGAAGGAGGCTACAGCGGTTACCTTGCTTTGGAGTACGAAGCGGAGGAGCCTGCAACCGTCGCCGTTCCACGCGTGCTCCGCGAGATGCGCCAGGCCATTGATGAGACTCAGTAG
- the ycf63 gene encoding ABC transporter permease — MSEPADILDRTAQGLVRAAGFPSRFALRQLLEFLEGVGECISLLAGSLRFIVSRRVVWRDAVTQMSSIGVDSLLLVMITVAFSGAVVALYSSALLTRWGVSSYVGGGLVLSVVREIGPVLTAVVVAARSGSAIAAEIGTMKVTEQVDALRSLAISPVEYLVAPRVLASLVVFPMLTVFADFTGALGGYVVAVASGVPAGTFMDSTERFVEAYDISMGLVKALAFGLVVSLVCCQQGLRTRGGATGVGRSTTNAVVVSIVLIYILNFFLAYLMFGGQK; from the coding sequence ATGTCCGAGCCTGCCGACATCCTGGACCGCACAGCTCAGGGACTGGTCCGTGCCGCCGGATTCCCTTCACGCTTCGCCCTTCGCCAGCTTCTGGAATTCCTGGAAGGCGTGGGTGAATGCATCTCGCTTCTCGCCGGGTCCCTTAGGTTCATCGTGTCACGGCGGGTGGTCTGGCGCGACGCGGTCACGCAGATGTCCAGCATCGGGGTAGACTCGCTGCTGCTGGTGATGATCACGGTGGCCTTCTCCGGCGCGGTGGTGGCCCTTTATTCCAGCGCCCTCCTGACACGGTGGGGCGTCTCCTCCTACGTGGGGGGCGGGCTGGTGCTGTCCGTCGTCCGCGAGATCGGCCCGGTGCTCACGGCCGTGGTTGTGGCGGCCCGTTCGGGGTCGGCCATCGCCGCTGAGATCGGGACGATGAAGGTCACCGAGCAGGTGGACGCGCTCCGCTCGCTTGCCATCAGCCCCGTGGAGTATCTGGTGGCCCCTCGCGTCTTGGCCAGCCTGGTGGTGTTCCCCATGCTCACCGTCTTCGCCGACTTCACCGGGGCGCTCGGCGGATATGTGGTCGCGGTGGCAAGCGGCGTCCCGGCCGGTACTTTCATGGACAGCACGGAGCGCTTTGTGGAAGCGTATGACATCAGCATGGGACTGGTGAAGGCTCTGGCGTTCGGTCTGGTGGTCTCGCTGGTCTGTTGTCAGCAGGGGCTGCGGACACGGGGCGGAGCTACAGGAGTAGGCCGCTCCACCACGAACGCCGTGGTCGTGAGCATCGTGCTGATCTATATTCTCAATTTCTTCCTGGCGTATCTGATGTTCGGGGGACAGAAGTGA
- a CDS encoding ABC transporter ATP-binding protein produces MSVPAIEAQSLSFSAEGRIILDSLDVRIQQGELLGLVGGSGSGKSTLIKCLAGLLTPDSGSVRIFGQDLTGVAEHRAEELRGDIGFVFQYSALFDSLTVFENIALAPMRRRGYSRQRARDLVRQKLAQVQLEGVEDYLPGELSGGMAKRVGLARALAMEPKILFYDEPTSGLDPPTAASIHQLICATRRNLGVTSVVVSHDVPALLQIADRIGMLEAGRIVFCGTPEEFLSSPDPRVARFAHPSEPQESGQPEG; encoded by the coding sequence GTGAGCGTGCCGGCCATCGAGGCGCAGTCGCTGTCGTTCTCGGCGGAGGGGCGCATTATCCTGGATTCTCTGGACGTGCGGATCCAGCAGGGGGAGCTGCTGGGGTTGGTGGGTGGTTCCGGGTCGGGCAAGAGCACCCTCATCAAGTGTCTGGCGGGCCTGTTGACTCCCGATTCCGGCAGTGTACGCATCTTTGGACAGGATCTCACCGGCGTCGCGGAGCACAGGGCGGAGGAACTGCGCGGGGACATCGGTTTCGTCTTCCAGTATTCGGCCCTGTTCGATTCCCTGACCGTCTTCGAGAACATCGCGCTGGCACCCATGCGGCGCCGGGGATATTCCCGCCAGCGCGCGCGGGATCTGGTTCGCCAGAAGCTGGCGCAGGTGCAGTTGGAAGGCGTGGAGGACTATCTTCCGGGTGAGCTTTCCGGAGGTATGGCCAAGCGGGTGGGGCTCGCCCGTGCTCTGGCGATGGAGCCGAAGATCCTCTTCTACGATGAGCCGACCAGCGGTCTGGACCCCCCTACGGCCGCGTCCATTCACCAGCTGATCTGCGCCACCCGCCGGAACTTGGGGGTGACCTCCGTGGTGGTATCGCATGACGTGCCGGCGCTGCTGCAGATCGCTGACCGGATCGGGATGCTGGAGGCGGGGCGCATCGTGTTCTGCGGGACGCCGGAAGAGTTCCTGAGTTCGCCCGATCCTCGGGTGGCACGCTTCGCGCATCCTTCGGAACCGCAGGAATCCGGCCAGCCCGAAGGGTAG
- the rplI gene encoding 50S ribosomal protein L9: MKVILTKDVPNVGKQGDVANVAEGYARNYLFPRKLAIEASPGNLKNIERQHQLEERLKEQRRAAAEKAASELADRTVTIRARTGAGTRLYGSITTQDIADAIKEATGVVVDKRKITLAKPIRTTGSVTVPVQLHRDVVVNVHLEVVPEE, encoded by the coding sequence ATGAAAGTTATTCTGACCAAGGACGTGCCCAACGTCGGCAAGCAGGGCGATGTGGCCAATGTTGCCGAGGGATACGCGCGGAACTATCTGTTTCCCCGGAAGCTGGCGATCGAAGCCTCGCCGGGCAACCTGAAAAATATCGAACGCCAGCATCAGTTAGAGGAGCGTCTGAAGGAGCAGCGGCGGGCCGCGGCTGAGAAGGCAGCTTCGGAACTGGCCGATCGCACGGTCACCATCCGCGCGCGCACCGGCGCAGGCACGCGGCTCTACGGGTCGATCACGACGCAGGATATCGCTGACGCAATCAAGGAAGCGACCGGGGTGGTGGTGGACAAACGGAAGATCACGCTCGCCAAGCCCATCCGGACCACCGGGTCGGTGACAGTGCCCGTGCAGCTCCACCGAGACGTGGTTGTGAACGTCCATCTGGAGGTCGTTCCAGAAGAGTGA
- the dnaC gene encoding replicative DNA helicase: MIEMKASASRTPPQNIEAEQSTLGSMMLSAAACETAAQILTKDDFYRPAHQTIFDTLLTLIDRGLPVDLITVCEQLDSRGELEKVGGREYIASLIDAVPTAANVEYYARIVEEKAILRRLIDVSAEIHELGFSESEDVTSLVDRAEHMVLQVGRRRLGKEFSLLSPLLHRAWESINHAYQNKGQTTGAPTGFEQLDRMTNGLQKGDLVIIAARPSMGKTALALNISVNCALATKEPVAIFSLEMSSEQLVHRMISSLAKVDGHRMRSGYLRDGDWEKIAQISTKLEAAPILIDDSTDISAMAMRAKCRRLKAERGLGLVMVDYLQLMRWHRIVENRNQEISEIARALKGLARELNVPVIALSQLSRQTERREGNRPMLSDLRESGAIEAEADVVMMIYRPDYYKQREARLADAEEDDDGGLERPEEPEGEVAEIIVAKQRNGPTGTVKLSFIPKYASFENLAYIPEDA; this comes from the coding sequence ATGATCGAAATGAAGGCGTCCGCCAGCCGGACGCCCCCTCAGAACATCGAAGCCGAGCAGTCCACGCTGGGGTCCATGATGCTCAGCGCGGCGGCATGCGAGACGGCAGCGCAGATCCTGACGAAGGACGACTTTTACAGGCCCGCGCACCAGACCATCTTCGATACGCTGCTGACGCTGATAGACCGCGGGCTCCCCGTGGACCTGATCACCGTCTGCGAGCAGTTGGACTCCCGGGGGGAGCTGGAAAAGGTCGGGGGCAGGGAGTATATCGCCTCACTGATCGACGCTGTACCGACCGCCGCAAATGTGGAGTATTACGCCCGCATCGTGGAGGAAAAGGCCATCCTCCGGCGGCTCATAGACGTGTCTGCCGAGATCCACGAGCTTGGGTTTTCAGAGTCGGAGGACGTTACATCGCTCGTTGACCGCGCTGAGCACATGGTGCTGCAGGTGGGGCGTCGGCGGCTGGGCAAGGAGTTTTCGCTTCTTTCACCGCTGCTGCACAGGGCGTGGGAGTCCATCAACCACGCGTACCAGAATAAGGGGCAGACGACCGGCGCGCCCACGGGATTCGAACAGCTCGACCGGATGACCAATGGCCTTCAGAAGGGGGACCTGGTCATTATTGCCGCCCGGCCGTCAATGGGAAAGACGGCGCTGGCGCTGAACATCTCCGTGAACTGTGCTCTGGCCACGAAGGAACCGGTGGCGATCTTCAGCCTGGAGATGTCCAGCGAGCAGCTGGTGCACCGGATGATCTCGTCGCTGGCCAAGGTGGACGGGCACAGGATGCGCTCCGGCTATCTGCGGGATGGCGACTGGGAGAAGATCGCACAGATCAGCACCAAGTTGGAGGCAGCTCCCATCCTTATCGACGATTCGACGGATATCTCCGCGATGGCCATGCGCGCAAAATGCCGGCGACTGAAGGCGGAGCGGGGCCTGGGGCTGGTGATGGTGGACTACCTGCAGCTGATGCGCTGGCACCGGATCGTGGAGAACCGCAACCAGGAGATCTCGGAGATCGCTCGCGCTTTGAAAGGACTGGCGCGTGAGCTGAACGTCCCGGTCATAGCGCTTTCGCAGCTTTCTCGCCAGACGGAGCGTCGGGAAGGCAACAGGCCGATGCTGAGCGATCTGCGCGAGTCCGGCGCCATCGAGGCAGAGGCCGATGTGGTCATGATGATCTATCGCCCGGATTACTACAAGCAGCGTGAGGCCCGGCTGGCCGATGCAGAAGAGGACGATGACGGTGGGCTGGAGCGTCCCGAGGAGCCGGAGGGCGAGGTGGCCGAGATCATCGTCGCAAAACAGCGCAACGGCCCTACCGGGACTGTCAAGCTGTCCTTCATACCGAAATACGCTTCATTCGAGAATCTTGCTTACATCCCGGAAGACGCCTGA
- the purD gene encoding phosphoribosylamine--glycine ligase codes for MRDKDLNVLVVGSGGREHALAAKLAESDLVRSVICAPGNAGMEEIGRCVPVGVKDTDALLDLASQEQVDLVVCGPESPLIAGLGDAFLEAGIPFFGPLAYGARLEGSKIFAKEVMREAGVPTAQWGAFDSPEPALEAAKARLGRDGGVVIKADGEAAGKGVFVCSTEDEAREALSAIMVDRVFGSSGDRVLVEERLEGEEASVMVLATGEKILPMPPVQDHKRAYDGDQGPNTGGMGCYSPVPVMPPELHREAIERTVLPVLQWMDVKGQPYFGCLYAGLMITKDGLKVLEYNCRFGDPETQVVLPMMRTDFGQVLLAAVENRLDEIRPEWYNGCGVCVVLASGGYPGSYQTGFPISGLDAAAAMEGVCVFHAGTARRDGEVVTAGGRVLGVTALGSGFREARDRAYQACSVISFEKMHYRKDIGARLK; via the coding sequence GTGCGGGATAAGGATCTGAACGTTCTTGTTGTGGGCAGCGGCGGGCGGGAACATGCGCTCGCCGCGAAGCTTGCTGAAAGCGATCTGGTGCGGTCGGTCATCTGCGCGCCGGGCAATGCCGGTATGGAGGAGATCGGCCGCTGTGTACCAGTGGGGGTCAAGGACACGGACGCGCTGCTGGACCTGGCTTCTCAGGAGCAGGTTGATCTGGTGGTTTGCGGTCCGGAGAGTCCGCTTATTGCAGGTCTGGGAGACGCGTTCCTAGAGGCGGGGATCCCTTTCTTCGGTCCGCTGGCATACGGAGCCCGGCTGGAGGGGAGCAAGATATTCGCCAAGGAGGTCATGCGGGAAGCCGGTGTGCCCACCGCTCAGTGGGGGGCGTTCGATAGCCCGGAGCCGGCGCTGGAGGCCGCGAAGGCTCGGCTGGGGCGTGATGGAGGGGTGGTCATCAAGGCGGATGGCGAGGCCGCCGGAAAAGGCGTTTTCGTCTGCAGCACGGAGGATGAGGCGCGCGAGGCGCTAAGCGCCATTATGGTGGATCGCGTGTTCGGATCTTCTGGGGACAGGGTGCTGGTGGAGGAGCGTCTGGAGGGAGAGGAGGCCTCCGTAATGGTGCTCGCTACGGGGGAGAAGATCCTGCCGATGCCTCCCGTGCAGGACCACAAGCGCGCCTATGACGGCGATCAGGGCCCGAACACCGGTGGGATGGGGTGCTACTCGCCGGTTCCCGTGATGCCGCCGGAGCTTCACCGGGAGGCCATCGAGCGCACGGTCCTGCCTGTGCTGCAGTGGATGGACGTGAAGGGGCAACCCTACTTCGGGTGCCTGTACGCGGGCCTGATGATCACGAAGGACGGGCTGAAAGTTCTGGAATATAACTGTCGCTTCGGAGACCCGGAGACACAGGTGGTGCTGCCGATGATGCGGACCGACTTCGGCCAGGTGCTGCTGGCTGCGGTTGAGAACCGCCTCGACGAAATCCGGCCGGAGTGGTACAATGGCTGCGGCGTTTGCGTGGTGCTTGCCTCAGGAGGCTACCCCGGTTCCTACCAGACAGGCTTTCCCATCAGCGGCCTTGATGCGGCAGCAGCGATGGAGGGAGTCTGCGTGTTCCACGCCGGGACCGCCAGGCGGGATGGTGAGGTAGTCACGGCCGGCGGGAGAGTGCTGGGAGTCACCGCGCTGGGGAGTGGTTTCCGGGAGGCTCGCGACCGGGCCTACCAGGCCTGCTCCGTCATCTCATTCGAGAAGATGCACTACCGCAAGGATATAGGAGCCCGCCTGAAGTGA
- a CDS encoding 5-(carboxyamino)imidazole ribonucleotide mutase: MNPLVAFVCGSDSDLPKLEAGLQILKDFGIPFEVRIISAHRTPEATVEFAKTAEERGLRVLVAVAGHAAHLGGVLASLTTLPVIGIPISSSALDGLDSLMSTVQMPPGVPVASVGIDAARNAAIFAAQILGASDPVIRERIRDFKRRQAEDVMAKDRRVREQYS; encoded by the coding sequence GTGAATCCGCTGGTGGCATTTGTCTGCGGCAGCGATTCGGACCTGCCCAAGCTTGAAGCCGGACTTCAGATCCTCAAGGATTTCGGGATTCCCTTCGAAGTGCGCATCATTTCCGCCCACCGGACACCCGAGGCAACGGTCGAGTTTGCCAAGACGGCCGAGGAGCGGGGGCTGCGGGTTCTGGTGGCTGTGGCCGGTCACGCCGCGCATCTGGGCGGGGTGCTCGCCAGCCTGACCACGCTGCCTGTCATCGGTATTCCCATCTCTTCCAGCGCGTTGGATGGCCTGGATAGCCTGATGTCCACCGTGCAGATGCCCCCAGGGGTACCGGTGGCCTCTGTGGGCATCGATGCGGCTCGCAACGCCGCCATCTTCGCCGCCCAGATCCTGGGAGCCTCCGACCCGGTCATCCGTGAGAGGATCCGTGATTTCAAGCGCCGCCAGGCGGAAGATGTGATGGCCAAGGACCGGCGCGTGCGGGAGCAGTATTCGTGA
- the purB gene encoding adenylosuccinate lyase — MIKRYSRPEMSNLWSEESKFASWLEVELAICEGWAELGVVPRDAAERIRQNARFSVERIEEIEQTTQHDLMAFVANVAEHIGEDARWLHYGVTSYDVEDNALCLRIRRACDIIIADIERLIETLRSRAREHKWTLQIGRTHGVHAEPITFGFKLCVWIDEMQRNLARFQRAREEISYGKVSGAVGTYANVDPRVEEYVCRKLGLKPSPVSTQIIQRDRHAEVLAACAICASSLEQFATEIRNLQRTEILEVQEAFRSGQRGSSAMPHKRNPRLSEQVTGIARVIRCNLYPALENIATWHERDLSNSSVERMVIPDALTLLDYALHTFDRVMAGLVVYPENMLANLEKMRGLVVSEQVMLALIRSGLVRDEAYTIVQRNAAKAWEGRPFRDCLLDDPEVTSRLSREEIEECFDYRSHLKNLEVVFERMGV; from the coding sequence GTGATCAAGCGATACAGCCGTCCCGAGATGAGCAACCTCTGGAGCGAGGAGAGCAAGTTTGCCTCCTGGCTGGAGGTGGAGCTTGCCATCTGCGAGGGTTGGGCGGAACTGGGAGTGGTTCCCCGCGATGCGGCGGAGCGCATCCGGCAGAACGCGCGCTTCAGTGTGGAGCGCATTGAGGAGATCGAGCAGACCACCCAGCACGACCTGATGGCCTTCGTCGCCAACGTGGCGGAGCACATCGGTGAAGACGCCCGCTGGCTGCACTACGGTGTCACCAGCTACGACGTGGAGGACAACGCCCTGTGCCTCCGTATTCGCAGGGCGTGCGATATCATCATTGCTGATATCGAGCGTCTTATCGAAACCCTGCGTTCGCGGGCGCGCGAGCATAAGTGGACCCTGCAGATTGGCCGCACACACGGTGTCCATGCCGAGCCTATCACCTTCGGGTTCAAGCTGTGCGTCTGGATAGACGAGATGCAGCGGAACCTGGCGCGCTTCCAGCGGGCGCGCGAGGAGATCTCATATGGCAAGGTATCCGGCGCGGTGGGCACCTACGCAAACGTGGATCCGCGTGTGGAGGAGTATGTCTGCCGCAAGCTGGGTCTGAAGCCCAGCCCCGTCTCCACGCAGATCATCCAGCGCGACCGGCACGCGGAAGTTCTGGCGGCCTGCGCCATCTGCGCGAGCTCACTGGAGCAGTTCGCAACGGAGATCCGCAACCTGCAGCGCACGGAGATCCTGGAAGTCCAGGAGGCGTTCCGCAGCGGGCAGCGCGGATCGTCCGCGATGCCCCATAAGCGCAATCCTCGCCTGTCCGAGCAGGTAACGGGCATCGCCAGGGTTATCCGTTGCAACCTTTACCCTGCGCTCGAGAATATAGCCACCTGGCACGAACGAGACCTCTCGAACTCCTCCGTGGAGCGGATGGTCATTCCGGACGCGCTGACGCTTTTGGACTATGCCCTCCACACGTTCGATCGGGTGATGGCTGGTCTGGTGGTGTATCCGGAGAACATGCTGGCCAACCTCGAAAAGATGCGCGGGCTGGTGGTGTCCGAGCAAGTAATGCTGGCGCTCATCCGCAGTGGTCTGGTGCGGGACGAGGCTTACACCATCGTCCAGCGCAACGCGGCGAAAGCCTGGGAGGGACGACCGTTCCGGGACTGTTTGCTCGATGACCCGGAGGTGACTTCTCGCCTGAGTCGCGAGGAGATTGAGGAATGCTTCGATTACCGCTCTCACCTCAAAAACCTGGAGGTGGTGTTCGAGCGGATGGGGGTGTGA
- the purS gene encoding phosphoribosylformylglycinamidine synthase subunit PurS, protein MPRKARIYVTLKPTLLDAQGRVVQQALTNIGFDGVRDVRIGKYIEMDLDDSAATEETVREMCAKLLANPVVEDYRFEVEGS, encoded by the coding sequence TTGCCCAGAAAAGCCAGGATCTATGTCACTTTGAAGCCTACCCTGCTGGATGCGCAGGGCCGGGTGGTGCAACAGGCGCTCACGAACATCGGTTTCGATGGGGTCCGGGATGTGCGCATCGGTAAGTATATCGAAATGGATCTCGATGACTCGGCCGCCACGGAGGAGACCGTCCGCGAGATGTGCGCAAAACTGCTGGCGAACCCGGTGGTGGAGGACTATCGTTTCGAGGTGGAGGGGTCCTAG